The sequence GCCTTGCTGTTGGAGTGTGTAGATGGTGCCATGCTTGAGCCGACTTTCATATCACTCGAGACGGTTTTGAGCAATGAAACCTTGTGCTACTGTACCCTATAGATAAGATCAAAGTACTATTTTAGTCAATATATAGAAGAAGCATGCCTATTATATGGTGAACAAACAATAATAAGCGATGAATACTGGATTGATTTATATCAGAAAGCTAAACAGTATGTCTCCATTGGCATGGTTGCAAGCTTCCCAGGAATGAAGAAACAGCATCTTCGAAGTGGATGGTCCTGTGACAGCCACTTGTCTTGAAGGGTGATTAAGGAGCATTGAAGGTTGGGCTCGGTTTTTTCATTGATACAGGCGTTATTCCGGAGGAGGGAGATAGACAATCGATTTCGAGAACTTGATGTCAGAGGAAGCGCCTAGGGTTCGCGAGGAAGAAGCTGCAAGATGACTACTGGACctcaagaaaaataataagaatgaGCTTAAACTTTTGCTTGCTGCAAGATGAATGTTGGGCCGTGATGACATGGCAAAATGATTGGtgagaaatttttttgtctATGTGGCATCTCTCTTTGGCCTTCAAATTagcttcttttatatagtaggagaATTTTTTACCTATGTGGCATCCCTCTTTGGCCTTCAAATTagcttcttttatatagtaggattgtCTTTATTGTCTAAATACTTGTCACTGAAACATGGAAAGAGGGAGGGTTTGAGACCGTCCCATGGCTGGATCATAGTAATAATTGGACTTGGCATCTGAGATGCAGACAAGCCCGTCCCAACTGCCGGAAACTATGACACCTTCTTCACCTTGTGGTTCAACGTGATGAGCAGAGCATGGAGCTTCATTAACGTATAATGAAGTTCATATAATAGTTATCCAGAAAAGTATAATAATCAAATAGAACTAGTTGTTTTCGTGTACCATgtacaataataaaaaattaaaattatattgtatttaaaaatatttttattaatattttagattttattattttatcaatattttaattttgatttcattaaacataaaatttaagataaaagaaaatctgttctttttaataatatttattaataaatatgtataaatatatttagaattataattttggataaattttttttctatttttgggttaaaatatactaaaccaatagtaaaaattaaaaaagaaaaatctttagatataaaaattgtaaaattatgaaaaaaatgaacaaaactaAATAGTATTTCTAGAATTTGTagatatcaaaaagaaaatattaggattatgaatttataaattataatttttgtaaaaattgcataattttttttagttacaaTTTTGAAGAAGAATATTTTAAGTAAtagaaaattgtataattattaaaaacatataattaaatagcatatcaattttttttttaaatattattatatttttactattatattatttaatgctGATGATGCATAAATTAAtaccatatataaaaaaaatatcaaaaatataaatcaacatttaaTGTAATTGTTCATATTAGGTTTACCTTAAAATCacgtcatatttttttaataagccaagtcgtttttttttaatgaaactgAATATGATGATGACacttaaacaaaatttaaaaggtCACTAAATAGAAGATTAGCCTGGTAGATActacaatttaaaataaactctACAAAATTAATTTCCAAATTGAAATAGGAAACGTGAATGACACCCATTCATAAGTCATAACAAGATTAGGATTTTAGAGAATAATCATCTTAAAACGTCATCGGTTTTAGGTGTAATCCTTCCCCCAACACTTAACCTCTTTTCTCTAAACAAACCTCAACCATCTCCATTGGTCAAATCTTCTCTCGTAATATATctcatctatatatatacacagacACACGCATAGACTTTTAAAGAGCTTCAAGAAGATATTTCGTCAGTGATGGAGACAATCACGAGTTTGAAGGATCTGCCATTCTTCTTCTCAGTCTTCGTCTTCGTCTACCTCCTCGGCTACTTATACGTCTTCCGCAGATGGAGCCCAGCGTCTCGCCCCTTAGCCTCCAGCTGCTTAATCTCCCTCCTCCACGGCGTCTCCGCCGTCTACCTCGCCGCGCGCGCTCTCCTCTCCGACCCCAACCGCGGCTTCTCCTCCCCCAACACTCCGTCCCAAAACTCCGTCCTCGACTTCAGCTCCGCTTACTTCCTCGCCGATCTCCTCCACCTCGCCGTCTTCCCCTCCCCCGCCGGCGGAGACGCGCTCTTCGCCGCGCACCACGCCGCCGTGCTCTTCGTCTTCCTCACGTGCCGGTATTTGGTATCCCACGGCGCGTGCGCTCTCCTCGCGCTCCTCATCGTCGCCGAGGCCACGAGCGCGTGCCAGAACTCGTGGACACTCGCGGACGCGCGCGGCCCCGACGCTCCTCTCGCGGTGAGTCTGCACCGTTTCGTTACGGTGCCGTTTTACGCGTCGTATAGTGTTTGCAGGTGCGTTCTCGCGCCGTTGCTTATCGTTAAGATGACGTGGTTTTACGTCAGTGGAGGGGCTGATGACGTCATACCGAGGTGGGTTTGGGTGTCGTGGACCGTCGTTATTGTCGTTGCCGTTTCCGTTAGTGTTCTTTGGATTCGGAATTTGTGGGTACTATTCttcaaagaaaaaagaaattctaaaATTGCTAAAAAGATTCAATAAAAAATGTACTTTTGATTTTTCCGTATCTCagatttttctctatttttagcATAAAGTAATTAATATCTCCCGATCAAATCATATCCGTTGATTTGGAGCTTAACCCCACATAAACAACACCTAATACACTGCATATCATTGGGTCGAAAAATGATATTAGGCATATCCATATTGTTCGTGAATCATGACAGATGTACCCAACACATTTATTTCagagtttaaatttaatataccacaaaattttatgatattttttagtGTTCTTGATAATGTTTGTGTGATAACCACCAAGTCTAAGCACAAAAAATGTGGGTTTGACTTTGTCAACATCCTGTATAATGATATTTAAGAACGgctaatttctttttaaaatgtttatgcgTGTACCTGGTTAAGAAGATATCAACTTGTTTAAAGTGGGGGTGGCTCAAGATAAGACATAATCATATTTTGTTCTATTATGACAAGAACTAGTGaaatcaataatatatttt is a genomic window of Brassica napus cultivar Da-Ae chromosome A2, Da-Ae, whole genome shotgun sequence containing:
- the BNAA02G28770D gene encoding TLC domain-containing protein At5g14285, which translates into the protein METITSLKDLPFFFSVFVFVYLLGYLYVFRRWSPASRPLASSCLISLLHGVSAVYLAARALLSDPNRGFSSPNTPSQNSVLDFSSAYFLADLLHLAVFPSPAGGDALFAAHHAAVLFVFLTCRYLVSHGACALLALLIVAEATSACQNSWTLADARGPDAPLAVSLHRFVTVPFYASYSVCRCVLAPLLIVKMTWFYVSGGADDVIPRWVWVSWTVVIVVAVSVSVLWIRNLWVLFFKEKRNSKIAKKIQ